The genomic DNA TGTTCGATAACAAGCCTAGAGGGTGATACCATGTAAATCAAGGTAATTCCTTGAGGATTCTCATTCAATCATAATTCCCTATAAGGCTATAGGGTATAGTTTCACGCCTTTTAACTACACATAGGCACCACATTTGACCCTCTTTCACTTCACCGCACACCAAGGAAATACTTTAACCCCATTAACGCcccttaaaattaattaaaatacatatatatagcaTGTTGTTGTGTgtgtgcaaattttgtaatacttGATTCCCTCCCTCTCTCTCCTAGTTAACTTCTTAACATGTGAAGCTTTTAATGCTTCTTAACACCCTTTAGGAGAGGTTTAACAGGTGTTAACGAATGCCAACTAGGATTAACACCTATGGGTGTTAGAGTATACCAGATGATCTAAATAGATACAATACAGGAGATATATATGAAAACAAATGAATACACAATAATAcaattaaatacaaaatgattGAGATCCATAATCAAAGGAAGGCGATAATTGTGATTCCACAATTATCGGTTAACACAAACACCATGCCACCATGGTGAACATAAAAAGTATATATGTAAGAGTAGAATTAGTTTGTGTGTGGGTTAGctagtttaaaaaaaatctaaagaaTTCATAAGATAGACTCATGGATAAATCTTAGTAATGCATCACTTTCGTAAAATTGTAACAATCTCACAGGCAGAAATGCCATCATAAATCAATAATTATTTCCCAATAACCATCTAGTTGACAGCCTCATGACCTTTCAAAGTGGAGGTTATCTAGGGTCTCATTTGGAGCAAAAATGCTCTGGTTAAGCCCGAGGTTTTATCACAATGGGCTTTCGGACGGTGAATTATCTCTAGATTGGTGGCGGGCTGGGTCACCAACGCCATTTGCGTTTATGGGCGTGGGTGGCCTTTTGCCATTGGATTTACTTAGGGCATACGGTGTGGGAGCGGTAAAGGTGGTCGGCACCGATCGGTGACCACCGCCAAGTTTGTTTACCGTTCAACATTAACGAATTGGGGGAGATTTTCGTTGAAGCATCACCGATTCGGTGAAGGGAGGGAAAAGGGAAGAGAGagggtgtgtggtggggtccatttattctcaaccaatcacacattttttttaaatagtttacctatTCCCAAGTGTTTAACCACCACCAACGTTTTTTAGCATTAGGTAAACAATTGATATGACACTATGTGATTGGGTGATTTGGGAGTTTACCTATtccaagtgtttaaccactccctaTACCCTTAGGTGATTGGGTTTTGTTAGTCGTTGATAAAAAACTAATAATTATTTGACTAAcactttttttttgaaacgtGAACTTCATTAAGAAACGCCAACCGCCTCAAATCGAGGCGGCCACAGCAAACTACAAATTTATATATTTACACCAATCTCCTCATGATACAGAAAAATTTTTGGACCTAGAATACCACAAGAAACTTACAGAATTCAATTATTTGACTAACACTAATATTCCAGATATATTTCCCATAGTTATTGGAAATAAATGCCAATCTTCTGCTTGATATCTTACCTGTAATGATTAATTGTCATCATTTCTTACTAATCAATCAGTCATTTAGTGCTTATAAGTTATAAATTTAAAGGTTGACTTTAATATATTAATTCAATGAAACATACCTTTGCATGCCACAAGCTAATATCTTTGTTTATAACGGACAAAAAGTCAAATAGCTTTCTATAATGTTTACAACAATAAATTGAATGCATTGACATCCACACAATTAAAACATGGAGATTTTCTAACTCCCAAATATCATTGCTTTCAATTAAAACTAGTAACAAAGTAAATTCATCACCTATAATTGCAATGTTTTACTCCTACCTGAATCATCATCcaaaaacctccatttttagtCACAACTTTCTTCTTGAAGATCTCAAACTATGGCTAAAAAACCAAGCTTGGGTCGCCAAAAGATCAAAATCGCGAAAATTCAGATAAAAAACCATCTACAAGTAACTTTCTCTAAGAGGCGATCCGGGCTGTTTAAGAAAGCTAGCGAGCTTTGCACGTTGTGCGGTGTTGAAATCGCGATTGTGGTATTCTCTCCAGCAGGGAAAGTTTTTTCCTTTGGTCATCCTAAAGTCGAGTTGATTGCTGATCGATTTTTAGCGCGAAACCCTAATCTTAACTCAACAAGTCTACATCTTGTGGAGTCACATAGGTTAGCTAGCATTCCTGAATTAAACATGCAGCTTATGTACATGCTAAATGAGTTAGAAACCGAGAAGAAAAGAAGCGAGGCGCTAGACGAAATGCGAAAGGATGGGCGGAGCCAGTTTTGGTGGGAAGCACCAATAGAGGACTTGAATGTGCATGAGCTTGAACAACTTAAGGATTCAATGGAGGAACTCAAGAAGACAATTGGTATACAAGCTAataagctttttgcagaaagttcTGATTCTATTTCGATTTTCGgtactaataataatattaatggTGGTGTTGATCACTATGAGATGATCAAGCCTGGTTCTATTATTTCATCATCTTCCGGTGCTTCTCATGTTCAAAGTTATGGATATGTCCATGGTATGATGTGAAGTTCACTCAGTTTCTTTCTTGATATCATGGGATTTTGGTAGTTAGTACCTTACTAGctactttttttttttgcttttcatGTAAAAATGCTGGATTAATAATAAAGAGAAAGTTACTTAAAgtataatataaaataaaatataataatgaatttttattttattttttttgagcTTTAAGTGTTTTAATACAACAATTAATGTTTATAAGTTACATATTTGTTGATTTGTTGGAGTTGATTAGTTATTAGTACACTATTATATTAAATAATTGTAGCAGGGAAAATGGGTTAGAGTGTATCACAACTTAAATTGATCATTTCTGATCATGGAGGTTTCATCTAAGAACTATGATCATCCTCTCAAGTTTTATTCCAAAACAATGGTTTTAAGAATTTGGCATTAAGAACTAATATTTTCACTATGTTTCATTTGAGAACATGATTCTCAATATATGATTTGGAAAGGTTATGATTGTACGATCCAAGCATGCAATGGCGAATCTTACTTCGGGCCAAGGGTCCCCCCCCCCACCCAGCCGAAAATTTCTGAAAACAGTCATCAAGATCCGTCACTGCAAGTGTGTCATTGTGCAAGTAGTTTTAGTAGGATTGCTATGTATAAAAACTAAGCACAAAAACTTGGGTTCCGAATCATAAGTTTAATTTGTTTGGATTAGTGAGGTTGGGAGTATGTTGTAAATGATAATCAGAGATAAAAAGATAATCAAAGGGAACTTATTTGATTGATTTATTTCTTGTattcaaaacataaaaataaGCCTTTATTTATAGGCATTACAAGAATGAATAAAAAGGAAAGACTTTGATAAATATGGAGATGATCATGAGGAATCAATAATTTTATCTAAATAATTTTTTCCTTttctaacactccccctcaagttgaattGTGGGATTGTCACGATTCAACTTGGATTGAttttgggttttgattatgtttggtttttggtttggcTACCGTCTCCTTGACATGGTAGTTTGAGCTATTGAGTTACCGCCTTTAGACATGGTAACTTTTGGTTTGATTGAGGCTACCGCCTTTTGACATGGCAGCCTATTTTGGGTTTTGGTTTCCCCTCAAGTTGAAAAAATTCAACTTGACCATCTGGGTCTTGGCATTCGTTGATTTGGGTTTTTGGGTTTTTTGGGTTTTTGGGTTTTTGGGTTTTTGGGTTTTGGTGTTGGgttttttggtttttggttttttagtttttgggttttggttttgggtttttgagtttttggctttgaaaaaagatttttttttatgttttaaaaagattttgttttttttttgctttttaagCTTTAACTAGTAAAGTTgtccgcgcgcgttgcggcgcgggtacatcgcaCATTTCGAATATCGTAAACATCGAATTAATTAGTCCAAATGTTATGTGTTCTGTTAACCACACAAAAACGTGTGTTTCGACGTATCCGATTAAAATTAATGTAACCTACataagcattgcgattggatcaaaacgtaaagtaaagtaaatcgaatttataccgtACAATTATAACGTATTATAGGTGGCtcgactcatacatagaaaacataGCGGGTATAGAGGAAAAACATATACGTGTAACAAAAAGATATTAGTTAGAGCTTTTAAAAAACGGAAAAAACCACAATTAAATTTCACTCGATTCAGAACAAAATTTAGGAAGCAATTAAACAATCATAAAATAAGTATAAAAAACATATTAATTTTACGTGACTTATTTTCCAAAAAATTTACGCCGAAACATTGAATAACTCGAATTTTTACCGACAGGAACATAAAAATGGGCAcgtaaaatgatttttttttaacggAAAGGTAATATATTTAACCTCActcgatttttattaaaaatatttacATCGAAACGTAGGcaactcaaatttataccaaGATGTACGTTAAAATAGTTTCTTTAACGTAAAGGAACGATACGTAATATAGTTTAAACAAAGTAATTTAACCTAAAAATTTATAATGAAAttcaaaaagaaaaaagagaaaaTTATTTACAAACAACATGGATCGAACATAACATAGATCCTCAACCAACTATTATAGAAATTCATTTGAGTTTGTAACAGAAATGTAAACTTAGTGGTGGTCCGTGGCCTTTGCCACCGACTTTATGTTTTAAGATTCATCGTCCGCGCGATGCGAGGGGACTCGGTCGGTATCGGTTCGGTTTCTTACGAAACTGTAAGGTACTGATATGATACGACCATTCGTTGTAGGAACCAAAGAATAAACCCAGTTAATAAAAGTCATAATATGATCAAAAGTTTAAAGACACATGTTCGagaaaaaaaactttaaaaatgaataaacattaaaaggattgaaagataaCCAACAAAATAAATGGAAATAAAGTCGTAATATACCTAAAAGGATATCAGGATGTGTTTTAATCATTGATTTTTTGTTATTTAACTATAAAAGAATGTAATTTAGTTAAATAATTAATTGAATAGACAATAaccaaaataatcaaataaaGAAAGATATAGAAAGgtgaaaagataaaaaaaacacaTAAGAAGCAATTGaagaaataaattaaaaattacAATAGAGAGTTGAGAAAAGGACTCGAACATCTGGAAGAATAAAAAGCAAAGCCTTTACTACAAATCAGAGACCACCACATCACTTGGAGTAGTTTTACCAAACGTGGATCATGTAAAGTATATATCTTAGTTTTGGTCAATGGCTTTGACATGTCAGCCACCGAATTTTGATTTTAAGATATAGCTAGTAATAACACCTGCGCACGTTACGGTGCGGGTACATCGcaaacatcgaatggattagtTCAAGCGTTGTGTGATACGTTTAACATATGAAAACGCGTGTTTCGGTGTATCTGATTGACCTCAATGTAACatatataagcattgtgattggatctaAACGTAAAATAAATCGAATTTATGTCGTACACTCATAACATATTAATGTGACCCGAAACTAACGCATGAAGTCAAAGGGATTAATTTGAGTTTTTTTAATGGAAAAAAAACACAATTGGACTCCACTCAGTTCGGAACAAAATTTACTACACGGACATACAATAAGCACAAAAACGTGTGACATTTCGTTTCCCTAAATAGTTTACGCTTGTTTCTCGCTCATAAGCGTTTAACTTCGTCTTGGTAAAACAATAGTAATATCACTCGTTATGGTATGCGATAAAAGAAATCTCGAttttaagagtaaactgcaattttacccctgaggtttaggccaattggcactctTACCCCCTccccctaacgaaataattgcaattttaccccccaatgTTCGCTGTTATGTCGCAAGTTTACCCCCTGCCGTCAGTCAACAGTTATTTGACTGTTATAGGTAGAGGTATTTTGGTAATCTTAccctatatttattattattattattattattattattattattattattattattattattattattattattattattattattattattattattattattattattattattattattattattattattattatttataaacatcatcatcttcttcaaattACCAGATCGATAAGCGGGCGATGGCGAAGAACAAACATAGGGTACCACCACTTGAAACGAAGATCGATAGTGAAGAACAAACAAGCTCATTGAGCCCCTTCGCtataaacatcatcatcatctaacaACGCCGCCACCACGGCGGCGATGGCGGCGACCAGACACCACTGCCACCgggcaccaccactgccaccgggcaccaccactgccaccgccattcaccaccacaaccaccggtCTGATTTAAGTTAATATGAGTTGGGTTTTTTCTCTGTTGTTAAGATTTTTGAgaactttgattttttttgctcACTTTGTGGTTTAGCGGGACCATTGCGAGTGTCTCTGGATTCAGTTGTCTGATTGGCACGATTCTATCGATACCTGTTTACTTTCTTGATTATTCTCAGTTATGTTCTTCACACAAGTTACTACAGGAGGATCTACATCTACTGAAGAGTTCAAGAAACCCACATCCATAATAGGACTAGCTGGAGAACTGTATACATACAAACAAATAAGTCAAATTCTAATATTAATAAAAGTCAACTAATGGGTAGCATATGTGTGAAAGGGGAATTATATATTACAGGAGGATCTTTTGCTCTGATTTCAGTTATTATGAGTTGGATTTGTTCTGGGTTGTTAAGATTCTTGATAAAGTTGATCTTTTAATTTGATTTTGGTTATATCGGAATGGGTTTTCATTGTGGTTTCAGAAATCTGAAGTTGGCTCGACCCACATAAGTGAAAACGGTTTCCGGCGAGTTGAATAAGCGGCGATGGCGACTGGTTTCGCGATGAAGCCACCGTTGAGCTGATCAATCGACGGGAAATGAAGGAGATTAGAAGTGGTGTAAGAAGTAAAAGTTACTTTGCTTCAACTGTGAGGTGTTGTCTTGGTTGCATGATCGGAGGTTTAACCGTACTCCGCCGAAGAAAGATAAAACAACCCTCTTTTGAGAAGACTGCAATGGatattaaacaaaaataatattaagTGGGGGTAATTTCGTAATTATGTCGGTGCACTGTTGCACCGACTTTCTCTTTTAAGATTGTATAGAATTATTTCCTCTTTCTCTCTTCTCGCCTATTCTTCTTCCTCATGCTTCTGGAACTGCTCTGCTAACATTTTCAAAGCATCGGGGCCCAACTGATCCAAACTACCGGAGAAAAAATCTTCCGATTTTTTGTTTGAGGAGAGCCGCTAAAGACCCAAGTATTGGCAGCAACAGCAGCTTGAACTTTAGGGTTCAAGAAATGAATAACAATATCATCTTTAAAGATGTTAACTTCATCAATCGATGGTATTGAATTTACTCCTATTCTTTTTAAATTGGTTTGCAGCCTTTTGTCGTCTGTTGTGTTTGTTTTATGAACtgctttcttctttcttctttcttctaaCGCTACCCTTCCCACCGGTGCGAACAGCATCGGCTATCTTCTTTAGCTTTTCTACGTTCATCTCGGCGTCGATCGGAGGAATGAGCGGCGAGCAGTGATCGGAGGATGGTGGTGGAAGGTTGGTTTTGCTGAATGGATTCGCTGGAACCGTGCCGGATCAGAGTTGCATAGCGGTGTTGATTGGGCTGATTCGCCGGAAATAGTGGTGACTAGCTGGGAGTTTTATGTGGCAAACGTGAATCGGACTAGAAATCGCCGGATGAACAGTGTCAGATCAGATCTGAAACAAGACTTTTAGTGGCGGCCGAATAGGATAGTTAGGGTTCAAAGAATAATAACAGGAGATTAGATTCTTGGAATTTGATTTT from Helianthus annuus cultivar XRQ/B chromosome 7, HanXRQr2.0-SUNRISE, whole genome shotgun sequence includes the following:
- the LOC110944140 gene encoding agamous-like MADS-box protein AGL61 produces the protein MAKKPSLGRQKIKIAKIQIKNHLQVTFSKRRSGLFKKASELCTLCGVEIAIVVFSPAGKVFSFGHPKVELIADRFLARNPNLNSTSLHLVESHRLASIPELNMQLMYMLNELETEKKRSEALDEMRKDGRSQFWWEAPIEDLNVHELEQLKDSMEELKKTIGIQANKLFAESSDSISIFGTNNNINGGVDHYEMIKPGSIISSSSGASHVQSYGYVHGMM